A genomic region of Zea mays cultivar B73 chromosome 6, Zm-B73-REFERENCE-NAM-5.0, whole genome shotgun sequence contains the following coding sequences:
- the LOC100303801 gene encoding Protein BOLA4, chloroplastic/mitochondrial: MLPPRSAAAAPCSVAGLLFHRFSSYSSSSVYSVRHHASSALSSQPSTRPTTTWSSSPHSSSRRIRGFAAWASAPGPAGSADSLATKALEAKIKEQLEADTVTVVDTSGDGRHVCIDVISKAFEGKSAVNRQRMVYKAIWEELQSTVHAVDQMTTKTPDEAAANK; this comes from the exons ATGCTGCCGCCGAggtccgccgccgccgcgccgtgctCGGTTGCAGGACTTCTGTTCCACCGATTCTCATCCTACTCGTCCTCTTCTGTCTATTCTGTCCGCCACCACGCCTCGTCTGCTCTCTCCTCCCAGCCCTCCACCCGCCCCACCACCACCTGGTCCTCTTCCCCCCATTCCAGCAGCCGCAGGATCAGGGGGTTTGCGGCCTGGGCTTCGGCGCCGGGGCCGGCGGGGTCTGCGGATTCCCTCGCTACAAAGGCGCTAGAGGCTAAG ATCAAGGAGCAGCTGGAGGCGGACACAGTCACGGTTGTGGATACCTCTGGAGATGGCCGCCATGTTTG CATAGACGTGATTTCCAAGGCATTTGAGGGAAAATCTGCTGTAAACAGGCAGAGAATGGTCTACAAGGCTATATGGGAGGAGCTTCAGAGCACTGTGCATGCTGTGGACCAGATGACTACCAAAAcgcctgatgaagctgctgccaaCAAGTAA